The Lutibacter profundi region TTTCAAAAGTTCTTCAATAATTCTAACTTAAAAACCAAAAGTTATATTTTAAGAGGTGATAAAGAAAAAATTAATAATGTAATTAAGCTCTTGAACAAACATGAAATAGTAAGTTGTTTTTCAGTAGAAAAATCTATTAAAGCCTACGATTATTACTCAAAAAACACTAAAACTATTAAACTGACTAAAAATGATTTAATTGTTTCTACAAATCAACCAAAAGGAAAAATGGTACAAGTTTTATTTGAGCTAGAAGCAAAACTTTCTACACCTATTACCTACGATATTACAGCTTGGAGTATTCCTTTTGCCTATGGTTTACATGGTTTTTCTTCAGAAGCTTCACTTATAAAAAATACAAAATCTTCAAATTTAAACAGTGTTACGCCTATTCAAATAAACAAAAATACTTATGCCTATATTCACAAATGGAATGAAATTTCTGATGCTGAATTTCTTGGTGATTTATTAGAAAAAAAGTTTAATGTACGCTTAAGCAATAGCGATTTTTCAATTCATGGAAAAAATTATAAAAAAGGAACTATTGTTATTATGAAAGGTGAAAATAAGCATATTGCAAATTTTGATGAAAACATTACAAAAATTGCAAACCAACTCAAAACACCTTTAACTTCAACCTCAACAGGATTTGTAACTTCTGGTTATGATTTTGGATCTTCTTATTTTTCACTAATAAAACCTAAAAAGGTTGCAGTACTTGCAGGAAATGGGACATCATCTTTAAGTTTTGGTGAAATATGGCATTTCTTTGAAACACAATTAAACTATCCTTTAAATAGAATCAACACCAGCTATTTTAAACAAATTGATTTAGCGAAATACCAAGTTTTAATTTTGCCAAATGGTTATCGTTCAACTAAAGAAGCCATGAAAAAAATTAAAACATTTGCTTCTTCGGGAGGTACAGTTATTGCGATAGGTAGTTCTTTAAATAATTTTGCTGACAATGATGAATTTTTATTGAAGAAAAATAATTCTGAAGATAAGGATAGTATTAATCCTAGTGATAATTTAACTCCTTATGGTGAACGTCAACGTACAGATATTAAAAAAAGAATTACTGGAAGTGTTTTTAAAAGTAATATTGACAATACACATCCTTTAGCGTATGGGTACACTACTAATTATTACAGTTTAAAATTAAGTTCAAATGCATTTAAATTATTAAAAGAAGGTGAAAATGTTGGTTATTTTCCTAAAAATTCAAAAAGTGTTTCGGGTTATGCTGGTGAAAAAGCTTTGATAAAAATTCCTAACTCTTTACTTTTTGGCGTTGAACATAAGGGCAAAGGAAAAATAATTTACATGGTAGATAATCCTTTATTTAGATCATTTTGGGAAAATGGTAAGCTATTTTTTGCGAATGCCATATTCTTAAATTAAAAATATCATTTTTAAATATAAAAAGAGGTTGTCTAAAAAGTGTCATTCTGAATGTAAATGAAGAATCTCCTTGAAATTAAACACTTATATATCAAGATGTTGAGATTTTTCACTTTGTTCAAAATGACAAGTATAATTACTTTTTAGACAGCCTCTTTTTTTATGTTATCTGCTTCTTATGCAGGTTCTCCATATAAATCAAATTCAGTAGCAGAAGTAATTTTTATAGCTGCAAATTTTCCAACTTGAACGTAATGTTTTGTTGCATCAATCAATACTTCGTTATCCACATCAGGAGAATCAAATTCTGTCCTACCAACAAACTGATTCCCATCTTTTCTATCAATTAAAACTTTAAATATTTTATCAACTTTTTCTTGATTTAATTCAAAAGAAATCTGACTTTGGATGTCCATTATTTCATTAACACGTTGCTGTTTAACCTCTTCAGGAACATTATCTTCTAAATCAGCTGCCGTAGTATTTTCTTCATGAGAATAGGCAAAAGCACCTAAACGTTCAAAGCGCATTTCTTGTATCCAATCTTTTAATTCTTGAAAATTTTCTTCTGTTTCTCCTGGATAACCAACAATAAGTGTTGTTCTAATTGCCATATTTGGCACAGATTTTCTAAATTCAGCAATTAAATTAGTAGTTTTCTCATGAGAAGTTCCTCTTCTCATTGATTTTAAAATA contains the following coding sequences:
- a CDS encoding M14 family metallopeptidase, translating into MKKSIFTIITVCILGVTSVYSQNIKSPSEFLGYELGSHFTRHSKVVAYFKYVSNTSKNVKLKKYGETNENRPLYVSYISSEENIQNLEEIRKDNLKRAGILEGNSNSNIGIVWLSYNVHGNEASSTEAAMLTLYTLITKKQDWLKNTIVIIDPCINPDGRERYVSWYNQTKSTPYNTNPDASEHHEPWPGGRPNHYLFDLNRDWAWATQIETQQRLKIYNKWMPQIHVDFHEQGINNPYYFAPASEPFHEIITDWQRDFQIKIGENHAKYFDENGWRYFTKERFDLFYPSYGDTYPTYMGAIGMTYEQAGNGRSGLGITIENKEILTLKDRISHHTTTGLSTVEVAASNSSKMIAEFQKFFNNSNLKTKSYILRGDKEKINNVIKLLNKHEIVSCFSVEKSIKAYDYYSKNTKTIKLTKNDLIVSTNQPKGKMVQVLFELEAKLSTPITYDITAWSIPFAYGLHGFSSEASLIKNTKSSNLNSVTPIQINKNTYAYIHKWNEISDAEFLGDLLEKKFNVRLSNSDFSIHGKNYKKGTIVIMKGENKHIANFDENITKIANQLKTPLTSTSTGFVTSGYDFGSSYFSLIKPKKVAVLAGNGTSSLSFGEIWHFFETQLNYPLNRINTSYFKQIDLAKYQVLILPNGYRSTKEAMKKIKTFASSGGTVIAIGSSLNNFADNDEFLLKKNNSEDKDSINPSDNLTPYGERQRTDIKKRITGSVFKSNIDNTHPLAYGYTTNYYSLKLSSNAFKLLKEGENVGYFPKNSKSVSGYAGEKALIKIPNSLLFGVEHKGKGKIIYMVDNPLFRSFWENGKLFFANAIFLN